A window of Streptomyces sp. DG1A-41 contains these coding sequences:
- a CDS encoding ATP-binding protein: MRDTQPATATTAASITGDVETERCVDDLKSALAVHGITLPSLRVDVPTFAGTYGRTAGLIALGNCNTATARKLITALRGTGRTEGSVLLDVDLVAAPEVVPELRRTLRACLGAPCADAQLCVTELIGNVIRHVGEGVPVKVRVSRSGSRTRVEVSDPDPRALPVLRHATADDGTGRGLALLDAVASRWGVEQGDAGKTVWCELAWDEQAPAS, from the coding sequence ATGCGCGACACTCAACCCGCCACCGCGACCACCGCCGCCTCCATCACCGGCGACGTCGAGACGGAGCGGTGCGTGGACGACTTGAAGTCCGCCCTCGCGGTGCACGGCATCACGCTCCCCTCCCTGCGCGTCGACGTGCCGACGTTCGCGGGCACGTACGGAAGGACCGCGGGACTGATCGCGCTCGGCAACTGCAACACCGCGACGGCGCGCAAGCTGATCACCGCGTTGCGGGGAACCGGCCGGACGGAGGGATCCGTGCTGCTGGATGTCGACCTGGTCGCTGCGCCCGAGGTCGTACCAGAGCTGCGTCGCACGCTGCGCGCGTGCCTGGGCGCGCCCTGCGCCGACGCACAGCTGTGCGTCACGGAGTTGATCGGCAACGTCATCCGGCACGTCGGGGAGGGTGTCCCGGTGAAGGTGCGCGTATCACGCTCCGGCAGCCGGACCCGCGTCGAGGTCAGCGACCCGGACCCCCGCGCCCTGCCCGTCCTCCGGCACGCCACGGCCGACGACGGGACCGGACGCGGCCTGGCCCTTCTCGACGCGGTGGCCTCGCGGTGGGGCGTCGAGCAGGGTGATGCGGGCAAGACGGTCTGGTGCGAACTGGCGTGGGACGAGCAGGCACCGGCGTCCTGA
- a CDS encoding helix-turn-helix transcriptional regulator codes for MPPRKDPDASANVPSFYGAELRYQRELAGLTLEQLAEGSFRGVPFLSQIERGERRMPLDLARHVDKVLKTDGFFERRCEDARKARQSGHAEYFADVAEMERHAETIEDWAPMLVPGLLQTKAYAEAVVHTSVPWLAPETVDKQVRARLERAEIWAGEERPAFWAILHEGLVHKPLLPPSEMAAQLEHIAHVVRSTQGVLQILPETAHAHPFMMGMMRIMTFPDAPPVAYTEGLHNGQLIDFPALVKNYRRSYDLLRAAALAPEASLTMIEQAAEDYRHGNHRR; via the coding sequence GTGCCTCCACGCAAGGACCCCGACGCGTCGGCCAACGTTCCCTCTTTCTACGGCGCCGAGTTGCGCTACCAGCGGGAGCTGGCGGGCCTGACCCTGGAACAGCTGGCGGAAGGGAGCTTTCGCGGTGTGCCGTTCCTGAGCCAGATCGAGCGCGGGGAGCGGCGTATGCCGCTGGATCTGGCCCGGCACGTCGACAAGGTGCTGAAGACGGACGGCTTTTTCGAGCGGCGCTGCGAAGACGCCCGCAAGGCCCGGCAGTCGGGACATGCCGAGTACTTCGCCGACGTGGCGGAGATGGAGCGGCACGCGGAGACGATCGAGGACTGGGCGCCGATGCTGGTGCCCGGTCTGTTGCAGACGAAGGCCTACGCGGAGGCGGTGGTCCACACGTCGGTGCCGTGGCTCGCCCCCGAGACGGTCGACAAGCAGGTCCGCGCCCGTCTGGAGCGCGCGGAGATCTGGGCGGGCGAGGAACGCCCGGCGTTCTGGGCGATCCTGCACGAGGGGCTCGTCCACAAGCCCCTGCTGCCCCCCTCTGAGATGGCCGCACAACTGGAGCACATCGCGCACGTGGTCCGCTCCACGCAGGGCGTTCTGCAGATCCTCCCGGAAACGGCGCACGCCCACCCGTTCATGATGGGCATGATGCGGATCATGACCTTCCCGGACGCCCCGCCGGTGGCCTACACGGAGGGTCTCCACAATGGCCAACTCATCGACTTTCCGGCCCTCGTGAAGAACTACCGCAGGTCGTACGATCTGCTCAGGGCCGCGGCACTCGCGCCAGAGGCGTCCCTGACCATGATCGAACAAGCGGCAGAGGACTACCGACATGGCAATCACCGCAGATGA